A region of the Gemmatimonadota bacterium genome:
CGCGCCAGCCACGTCATCCTGTCCGCGGGCGGCGGCACTGGCCGCCGTGCCGCTCCCGGTCGTGCGCAGTTCCACGCGAAAGCCGCCCTCGTGCACCAGCCGGTGGTGGAACCGGCACAGCAGGACGAGGTTCTCCAGCTTCGTCTCCCCTCCGCGCGACCAATGCCGCACGTGGTGCGCGTCGCACCGCGTCGACTCGCACCCGGGAAACCGGCAGCGGCCGTCGTCCCTGGCCTCCAGCGCGCGCCGCATGCGGGCGGGCACGGTTCTGCGCGCGCGCCCCACGTCGAGCACGTCGCCGCCGCTCCCGTCCACGACGACCTCCGTCACGCGCGCATCGCAGGTGAGCCGTTCTGACGTTTCAGCTGAAACGCCGACGCCCTCCTCCGTACGCGCCACGCCGTTCGAGGCCACGTGCAGCACGGCCTGCACGGACGGCCCGTCGCCGCTCCTCAGGAGCTCGCCCAGCGCGTCGGCGCTGCGCTGCGCCGCCGACGCCTCCGGGTCGGCCCGGTACAGCTCGCGCCCGGCGACCTCCAGCGCCTTCATCAGCAGCGCGCCGACCTCCGGCTCGAGCAGGCCGCGCACGACGTACATGCCGTCCTCGTCCGGATATACCTCCAGGGAGCGCCGCTCGCGGCGCGATTCCTCGGCGCACGCCTCCAGGCGGTCCACCCGGCGCCAGCCGCGCACCAGGCGCTCGACCTGCGCCACTGTCGCGTGCTCGGCGAAGTGGATGAGTTCGGCCTCGTTCTCGGGTGTGGCGACGCGCGCGAGCGCCCGGACCTTCGAGTAGGAGAACTGGCCGCGCCGCATGCGCGCCCCGATCAGCGGCAGGTCGGCCAGCGCGCGAGCGACGCGCACCTTCTCGCGCGCCGGGCCTGCCGACAGGCCCGTCCGCCACGACAGCCAGTGCGCGCACGAGCGGAAGCCGCCGGCGCCCCACCCCTCCCGCTCGTCGAACTCGCGCAGCAGGGTCAGCAGCCGATACTCGGCGGCGTGCATGTGGGCCGAGAGGCGGGCGATCTCGTCGCCCAGGGCTTCGGTGTCGTCGGAGGCCGGGACGGGGTTCGTCCTGGCGGCGAGGGCGTAGGGCGTCATCAAACAGCCTTTTCGGGGTCAGGGCCAAAATCGGTCGTCACCCTTCCAATATACGGGGCATATTCGGGGCCTCTTTGGTGGGAGCTGACGGGCCGTCGCGCGCTTGTCGAGGCGCACCCGGTGCGACGGTCCGGGC
Encoded here:
- a CDS encoding DUF222 domain-containing protein; amino-acid sequence: MTPYALAARTNPVPASDDTEALGDEIARLSAHMHAAEYRLLTLLREFDEREGWGAGGFRSCAHWLSWRTGLSAGPAREKVRVARALADLPLIGARMRRGQFSYSKVRALARVATPENEAELIHFAEHATVAQVERLVRGWRRVDRLEACAEESRRERRSLEVYPDEDGMYVVRGLLEPEVGALLMKALEVAGRELYRADPEASAAQRSADALGELLRSGDGPSVQAVLHVASNGVARTEEGVGVSAETSERLTCDARVTEVVVDGSGGDVLDVGRARRTVPARMRRALEARDDGRCRFPGCESTRCDAHHVRHWSRGGETKLENLVLLCRFHHRLVHEGGFRVELRTTGSGTAASAAARGQDDVAGA